One genomic window of Actinoplanes lobatus includes the following:
- a CDS encoding SAM-dependent methyltransferase, which produces MTSDKVDQTTVSSARRWNYWLGGKDHFEVDRESGDRIASVYPAVRTAAQQGRAFHNRAVRHLAEAGIRQFLDIGTGLPAPQNTHEVAQRIAPDSRVVYVDNDPMVLTHARALMIGGATTYVDADLKDPAAILGAAELKETLDLNRPVGILLLAVLHFVASDEQAREVVAELLAAVPPGSYLVATNSTKDFVDAEAAARYDAMLAAGHVDAWPRDRATFGRFFDGLELVDPGIVAISDWRPDREDRPAPSEVSMYGAVARKPS; this is translated from the coding sequence GTGACCAGCGACAAGGTGGATCAGACGACGGTCTCCTCGGCCCGCCGGTGGAACTACTGGCTGGGCGGCAAGGACCACTTCGAGGTGGACCGGGAGTCCGGCGACCGGATCGCCTCGGTGTATCCGGCGGTCCGCACCGCCGCGCAGCAGGGCCGGGCCTTCCACAACCGGGCGGTCCGTCACCTGGCCGAGGCCGGCATCCGCCAGTTCCTGGACATCGGCACTGGTCTGCCCGCCCCGCAGAACACGCACGAGGTGGCCCAGCGGATCGCCCCGGACAGCCGGGTCGTCTACGTCGACAACGACCCGATGGTGCTCACCCACGCCCGCGCGCTGATGATCGGCGGCGCCACCACGTACGTCGACGCCGATCTGAAGGATCCGGCCGCCATCCTGGGCGCCGCCGAGCTGAAGGAGACTCTCGACCTGAACCGCCCGGTCGGCATCCTCCTGCTCGCCGTCCTGCACTTCGTCGCCTCCGACGAGCAGGCCCGGGAGGTGGTCGCCGAGCTGCTGGCGGCGGTGCCGCCCGGCAGCTACCTGGTGGCCACCAACTCGACGAAGGACTTCGTCGACGCCGAGGCCGCCGCCCGCTACGACGCGATGCTCGCGGCCGGCCACGTCGACGCCTGGCCGCGCGACCGGGCCACGTTCGGCCGGTTCTTCGACGGCCTGGAGCTGGTCGACCCGGGCATCGTGGCGATCAGCGACTGGCGCCCCGACCGTGAGGATCGCCCGGCGCCGTCCGAGGTCTCGATGTACGGCGCGGTCGCCCGCAAACCCTCCTGA
- a CDS encoding sporulation protein, with amino-acid sequence MVFKKLLGAIGVGGPSVDTVLSNPSTYPGAPLTGNVNLVGGTQDAAIEHITLGLITRMEVEGGGGDYSAVTDFLRVPVTGPMRLAPGQRLALPFRIDMPWETPITTVYGQTLRGMVMGVRTEVAIARAIDKGDLDPVHVHPLPIHQRILDAFAQLGFRFKSADLEYGQIYGVHQTLPFYQEIEYFPPQHYAAAGINEVELTFVTSPHQVEVVLEFDKRGGLFTQGHDTYGRYTVSHGDADTTDWRQVVDGWVRQAVDRRKSMPGFGHPQPGYGGYGHPQPGYGHGHHGHYRQGGHGHHGHYRRGGHGMGGAAMGIVGGLAAGYLAGEAIEEIGESFEDFGE; translated from the coding sequence GTGGTCTTCAAGAAGTTGCTCGGTGCCATCGGAGTGGGCGGGCCGAGCGTGGACACTGTGCTGTCCAACCCGAGCACCTACCCGGGCGCTCCCCTGACCGGCAACGTGAACCTGGTCGGCGGCACGCAGGACGCGGCGATCGAGCACATCACCCTCGGCCTGATCACCCGGATGGAGGTGGAGGGCGGCGGCGGTGACTACTCGGCCGTCACCGACTTCCTGCGGGTCCCGGTCACCGGGCCGATGCGCCTGGCGCCCGGCCAGCGGCTGGCGCTGCCGTTCCGGATCGACATGCCGTGGGAGACGCCGATCACCACGGTCTACGGGCAGACACTGCGCGGCATGGTGATGGGCGTGCGCACCGAGGTGGCCATCGCCCGGGCGATCGACAAGGGCGACCTGGACCCGGTGCACGTGCACCCGCTGCCGATCCACCAGCGCATCCTGGACGCGTTCGCCCAGCTGGGCTTCCGCTTCAAGTCCGCCGACCTGGAGTACGGCCAGATCTACGGCGTCCACCAGACCCTCCCGTTCTACCAGGAGATCGAGTACTTCCCGCCCCAGCACTACGCGGCGGCCGGCATCAACGAGGTCGAGCTGACCTTCGTGACCAGCCCGCACCAGGTCGAGGTGGTGCTGGAGTTCGACAAGCGCGGCGGCCTGTTCACGCAGGGCCACGACACCTACGGCCGCTACACGGTCTCGCACGGCGACGCCGACACCACCGACTGGCGCCAGGTCGTCGACGGCTGGGTCCGCCAGGCGGTCGACCGTCGCAAGTCGATGCCGGGCTTCGGCCATCCGCAGCCGGGTTACGGCGGTTACGGCCACCCCCAGCCGGGTTACGGCCACGGCCACCACGGTCACTACCGGCAGGGCGGCCACGGTCATCACGGCCACTACCGGCGCGGCGGTCACGGCATGGGCGGCGCCGCGATGGGCATCGTGGGCGGTCTGGCCGCGGGCTACCTGGCCGGCGAGGCGATCGAGGAGATCGGCGAGTCCTTCGAGGACTTCGGCGAGTGA
- a CDS encoding ABC transporter substrate-binding protein — protein sequence MTTRRSALAAALAGALAVTTLAACGGSGSAAAPGDQVKELRYQGNVGAVTLAELAADLGYLNDVKLKWIGNTISGPQDIQAATTGDTDFGGAFNGAIVKLASTGAPITAVVGYYGVDDVNFNGFYVLDDSPIKTARDLIGKKIGVNTLGAHSEAITKTYLAKEGLTDDEIKQVELIVVPPVNTEQSLRAKQIDVAALGGTLRDKALERGGIHPLYTDYDLLGKFTAGSYIFRDDFIKKNPDTVKAFVAGVGKAIEWSRATPREEVIAKLQEIIKKRGREEDDSQTKFWKSYGVAGKGGVIEEREFTTWIEWLDRAGELKKDIKATDIYSNDYNSFVTGGAA from the coding sequence ATGACCACCCGTAGATCCGCCCTCGCCGCCGCGCTGGCCGGCGCCCTCGCCGTCACCACACTCGCCGCCTGCGGTGGATCCGGCTCGGCCGCCGCCCCCGGCGACCAGGTCAAGGAGCTGCGCTACCAGGGCAACGTCGGCGCCGTGACCCTCGCCGAGCTGGCCGCCGACCTCGGCTATCTGAACGACGTCAAGCTCAAGTGGATCGGCAACACGATCAGCGGCCCGCAGGACATCCAGGCGGCCACCACCGGCGACACCGACTTCGGCGGCGCGTTCAACGGCGCGATCGTGAAGCTCGCCTCCACCGGCGCCCCGATCACCGCGGTGGTCGGCTACTACGGCGTCGACGACGTCAACTTCAACGGCTTCTACGTCCTCGACGACAGCCCGATCAAGACGGCCCGCGACCTGATCGGCAAGAAGATCGGCGTCAACACCCTCGGCGCCCACTCCGAGGCGATCACCAAGACCTACCTGGCCAAGGAGGGTCTCACCGACGACGAGATCAAGCAGGTCGAGCTGATCGTCGTCCCGCCGGTCAACACCGAGCAGTCGCTGCGCGCCAAGCAGATCGACGTGGCCGCACTCGGCGGCACGCTGCGCGACAAAGCACTCGAGCGGGGCGGCATCCACCCCCTCTACACCGACTACGACCTGCTCGGAAAGTTCACGGCCGGCAGCTACATCTTCCGCGACGACTTCATCAAGAAGAACCCGGACACCGTGAAGGCCTTCGTCGCCGGCGTCGGCAAGGCCATCGAGTGGTCCCGCGCCACGCCGCGCGAGGAGGTCATCGCGAAGCTCCAGGAGATCATCAAGAAGCGTGGCCGCGAGGAGGACGACAGCCAGACCAAGTTCTGGAAGAGCTACGGCGTCGCCGGCAAGGGTGGCGTGATCGAGGAGCGCGAGTTCACCACCTGGATCGAGTGGCTGGACCGGGCCGGTGAGCTGAAGAAGGACATCAAGGCCACCGACATCTACTCCAACGACTACAACTCCTTCGTCACCGGCGGTGCGGCATGA
- a CDS encoding ABC transporter ATP-binding protein: protein MTTEPKIRFENVGKTFQARGKTVTALQDINLEVRDGEFLVIVGPSGCGKSTLLDLLGGLSEISSGRILVDGKPVTGPGLDRGIVFQQYALLPWRTAQGNVEFGLEAKGVGRRERAEKAREYLDLVGLTGFHDRYPHELSGGMKQRVAIARSLAFDPDVLLMDEPFAALDAQTRDGLQDELLRIWEKTGKTIVFITHGIEEAVYLGQRVAVLTSRPGRIKEVVEVPIDARSATEDLRSDPQFTHYRHEIWSLLRDEVDRARSEELENSHV from the coding sequence ATGACGACCGAACCGAAGATCCGCTTCGAGAACGTCGGCAAGACCTTCCAGGCCCGCGGCAAGACGGTCACCGCCCTCCAGGACATCAACCTCGAGGTACGCGACGGCGAGTTCCTGGTCATCGTCGGCCCCAGCGGCTGCGGCAAGTCCACCCTCCTGGACCTGCTCGGCGGCCTCAGCGAGATCTCCAGCGGCCGGATCCTGGTCGACGGCAAACCGGTCACCGGCCCCGGCCTGGACCGCGGCATCGTCTTCCAGCAGTACGCGCTGCTGCCGTGGCGCACCGCCCAGGGCAACGTCGAGTTCGGGCTGGAGGCCAAGGGCGTCGGCCGTAGGGAGCGTGCCGAGAAGGCCCGCGAATACCTGGACCTGGTCGGCCTGACCGGCTTCCACGACCGCTACCCGCACGAGCTCTCCGGCGGCATGAAGCAGCGGGTGGCGATCGCCCGCAGCCTCGCCTTCGACCCGGACGTGCTGCTCATGGACGAGCCGTTCGCCGCCCTCGACGCGCAGACCCGCGACGGCCTCCAGGACGAGCTGCTGCGGATCTGGGAGAAGACCGGCAAGACGATCGTCTTCATCACCCACGGTATCGAGGAGGCGGTCTACCTCGGCCAGCGCGTCGCCGTCCTGACCTCCCGGCCGGGCCGGATCAAGGAGGTCGTCGAGGTGCCGATCGACGCCCGGTCGGCCACCGAGGACCTGCGCTCCGACCCGCAGTTCACGCACTACCGCCACGAGATCTGGAGCCTGCTGCGCGACGAGGTCGACCGCGCCCGGAGCGAGGAGCTGGAGAACAGCCATGTCTAG
- a CDS encoding ABC transporter permease, which yields MSSITDVPVALAERVVPVVGVTAGPSPAHAWYRKSTRLLTAVLTRIAAIGALALVWQLAPQWETAPGEYLVDPTFLPPLSEVLVAWWDLLISGELWTHTEASLIRSAAGFGLAILIAVPLGLLIGWYSPVANLLNPLLEVFRNTAALAILPVFVLILGLGETSKISIILYGCTWPILLNTVSAVRTVDPLLIKSARSLGLGPVRLFQKVVLPAAVPTIFTGIRLAGAASILILIAAEMVGAKAGLGYLINYAQYNFAVPDMYAGIITISAIGLIVNQLLIVTERRFSTWRTN from the coding sequence ATGTCTAGCATCACCGATGTCCCGGTCGCGCTGGCGGAACGGGTGGTACCGGTCGTCGGCGTCACCGCCGGGCCGTCCCCCGCCCACGCCTGGTACCGCAAGAGCACCCGCCTGCTCACCGCCGTCCTCACCCGGATCGCGGCGATCGGCGCGCTCGCCCTGGTCTGGCAGCTCGCCCCGCAGTGGGAGACCGCCCCGGGGGAGTACCTGGTCGACCCGACGTTCCTGCCGCCGCTGTCCGAGGTGCTCGTCGCCTGGTGGGACCTGCTGATCTCCGGCGAACTGTGGACCCACACCGAGGCCAGCCTGATCCGCTCGGCCGCCGGCTTCGGCCTGGCCATCCTCATCGCGGTGCCGCTCGGCCTGCTGATCGGCTGGTACAGCCCGGTCGCCAACCTGCTGAACCCGCTGCTCGAGGTGTTCCGCAACACCGCGGCGCTGGCCATCCTGCCGGTGTTCGTGCTGATCCTGGGACTCGGCGAAACCTCCAAGATCTCGATCATCCTGTACGGGTGCACCTGGCCGATCCTGCTGAACACGGTCAGCGCCGTCCGTACCGTTGATCCGCTCTTGATCAAATCGGCCCGGTCGCTGGGACTGGGCCCGGTGCGGCTCTTCCAGAAGGTCGTGCTCCCGGCCGCCGTGCCGACGATCTTCACCGGGATCCGGCTGGCCGGCGCCGCCTCGATCCTCATCCTGATCGCCGCCGAGATGGTCGGCGCGAAAGCCGGCCTCGGCTACCTCATCAACTACGCCCAGTACAACTTCGCGGTCCCCGACATGTACGCCGGAATCATCACGATCTCCGCCATCGGCCTGATCGTGAACCAGCTTCTCATCGTCACCGAACGCCGCTTCTCCACCTGGCGCACCAACTAG
- a CDS encoding TauD/TfdA dioxygenase family protein gives MSIDITRLGGRIGAEVSGVDLRSPVDDVTAKEIHDALVEHKVLVFRGQHLDDEQHQRFASIFGPLTLAHPTVPSVDGQANVLEVAGAEGARANAWHTDVTFVVAPPKATTLRSLVIPPYGGDTLFSNTAAAYADLPEHLRVLADRLWAEHSNEYDYAEHPQFRSAEVEEYHKVFVSTRYRTAHPVVRVNPDSGLPNLFIGNFVTGIIGLSRTESRDILRLLQHYVTRPENTLRHKWQVGDIVVWDNRTTQHYAADDYGDLDRKLHRVTVAGDVPVGTDGTKSHILEGDEATHYTPQVQ, from the coding sequence ATGAGCATCGACATCACGCGCCTCGGTGGCCGGATCGGAGCCGAAGTCTCCGGCGTCGACCTTCGTTCCCCGGTGGACGACGTCACCGCCAAGGAGATCCACGACGCTCTGGTCGAGCACAAGGTCCTGGTCTTCCGCGGCCAGCACCTCGACGACGAGCAGCACCAGCGGTTCGCCTCGATCTTCGGCCCGCTGACCCTGGCCCACCCGACCGTCCCGTCCGTCGACGGCCAGGCCAACGTGCTCGAGGTGGCCGGCGCCGAGGGCGCCCGGGCCAACGCCTGGCACACCGACGTCACCTTCGTGGTCGCCCCGCCGAAGGCCACCACCCTGCGCAGCCTCGTCATCCCGCCCTACGGCGGCGACACCCTCTTCTCCAACACCGCGGCCGCCTACGCCGACCTGCCCGAGCACCTGCGGGTACTGGCCGACCGGCTGTGGGCCGAACACTCCAACGAGTACGACTACGCCGAGCACCCGCAGTTCCGCTCGGCCGAGGTGGAGGAATACCACAAGGTCTTCGTCTCCACCCGCTACCGCACCGCCCACCCGGTGGTCCGCGTCAACCCCGACTCCGGGCTGCCGAACCTGTTCATCGGCAACTTCGTCACCGGGATCATCGGCCTGTCCCGTACCGAGTCCCGCGACATCCTGCGCCTGCTCCAGCACTACGTGACCCGCCCCGAGAACACCTTGCGCCACAAGTGGCAGGTCGGCGACATCGTCGTCTGGGACAACCGCACCACCCAGCACTACGCCGCCGACGACTACGGCGACCTGGACCGCAAGCTGCACCGGGTCACCGTGGCCGGCGACGTCCCGGTGGGCACCGACGGCACCAAGAGCCACATCCTCGAGGGCGACGAGGCCACCCACTACACCCCGCAGGTGCAGTGA
- a CDS encoding LLM class flavin-dependent oxidoreductase produces the protein MTRPGQLHLNAFLMSVGHHEAAWRLPESDPYADLDVEHFKNLARIAERGKLDSLFLADVPVIFDQVGRRPSGILEPTVLLTALAGATQHIGLIATASTTYNEPYNLARRFASVDIVSGGRAGWNIVTTSGLDSARNFNLDELPAHRDRYERAAEFVDVSVKLWDSWDDDAIVADKETGVWGDQDRIYPPAHKGRYYSVAGALNLPRSAQGRPVLVQAGSSENGRNFAAKYAEAVFTAHQTLPDAQAFYDDLKRRAAEHGRDPDHVKILPGIVPLIGATESEARELEAELERLIRPEYALTQLADLLGVDPGELSLDAPLPANLPEEEQIEGAKSRRTLIVNLGRREGLTVRELIGRLGGGRGHLTFAGTAVQVADKIEHWYESGAADGFNIMAPVLPSGLAAFVDQVVPILQERGRFRTEYTGHTLREHYGLPRPANTNTATRPPALLP, from the coding sequence ATGACCCGTCCCGGACAGCTTCACCTCAACGCCTTCCTGATGAGTGTCGGCCACCACGAGGCGGCCTGGCGTCTTCCGGAGAGCGACCCCTACGCCGACCTGGACGTCGAGCACTTCAAGAACCTGGCCCGGATCGCCGAGCGCGGCAAGCTCGACTCGCTGTTCCTGGCCGACGTCCCGGTCATCTTCGACCAGGTGGGCCGCCGCCCGTCCGGCATCCTCGAACCGACCGTGCTGCTCACCGCCCTTGCCGGGGCCACACAGCACATCGGGCTCATCGCCACGGCGTCCACCACCTACAACGAGCCCTACAACCTGGCCCGCCGGTTCGCCTCCGTGGACATCGTGAGCGGCGGCCGGGCCGGCTGGAACATCGTCACCACGTCCGGCCTCGACTCGGCCCGCAACTTCAACCTCGACGAGTTGCCCGCCCACCGGGACCGCTACGAGCGCGCCGCCGAGTTCGTCGACGTCTCCGTCAAGTTGTGGGACTCCTGGGACGACGACGCCATCGTCGCCGACAAGGAGACCGGCGTCTGGGGCGACCAGGACCGGATCTACCCGCCGGCACACAAGGGCCGGTACTACTCGGTGGCCGGAGCCCTCAACCTTCCGCGCTCCGCCCAGGGACGCCCGGTGCTGGTCCAGGCGGGCTCGTCGGAGAACGGCCGCAACTTCGCCGCGAAGTACGCCGAGGCCGTCTTCACCGCACACCAGACCCTGCCCGACGCCCAGGCCTTCTACGACGACCTCAAACGCCGCGCCGCCGAACACGGCCGCGACCCCGACCACGTCAAGATCCTGCCCGGGATCGTGCCCCTCATCGGCGCCACCGAGTCGGAGGCACGCGAACTCGAAGCCGAACTGGAACGCCTGATCCGCCCCGAATACGCCCTCACCCAGCTCGCCGACCTGCTCGGCGTCGACCCCGGCGAACTCTCCCTCGACGCCCCGCTCCCGGCGAACCTGCCGGAGGAGGAGCAGATCGAGGGCGCCAAGAGCCGCCGCACCCTGATCGTCAACCTGGGCCGCCGCGAGGGCCTCACGGTCCGCGAACTGATCGGCCGTCTCGGCGGCGGCCGCGGTCACCTGACCTTCGCCGGAACCGCCGTCCAGGTAGCCGACAAGATCGAGCACTGGTACGAGTCCGGCGCCGCCGACGGCTTCAACATCATGGCCCCGGTCCTCCCCTCGGGCCTGGCCGCCTTCGTGGACCAGGTGGTCCCGATCCTTCAGGAACGAGGCCGCTTCCGAACCGAGTACACCGGCCACACGCTGCGCGAACACTACGGCCTACCCCGCCCGGCCAACACCAACACCGCCACCCGCCCACCCGCGCTCCTCCCGTAA
- a CDS encoding MFS transporter: protein MKPRAALGGLCLATTAYSVLQSLVVPALGVFQDELNTTPSATAWLLTAFLLSASISTPVLGRLGDIYGKRRILIAALTAMSVGALTSALASDLPVMVAGRVVQGLGGAVFPLCFALVREHLPAPGRPRAFVIISTVMSVGGAVGTITAGPILSLLSSRWLFLIPALVSALAIIPVILLLPPGERAPFNTRIDWYGAALLATWLGLLLLAISRFGSPGWHWPLIGAAILAPVWWRSQRRADQPLIDLRTLALPTVRATNAATLLLGFGMFGSWMVIPLLVAEKFDAGPTVVGLVMVPTAVGNLLIMRVYRRLTARQGPRAALAAGIAIAGVAYLCLAVGHQTLAQVCLGILVMGAGIGLAFAAVGALVVEAVPSEQTGVSAAVNTVMRTVGGSLGTAVGGSVLTWSPGESSYTTVLLLYAAALAGALCCAIRVPRPVTVSGGPAEARTGTA from the coding sequence TTGAAGCCCCGCGCCGCACTCGGCGGTCTCTGCCTCGCCACGACGGCCTACTCGGTCCTCCAGTCGCTCGTCGTGCCTGCCCTCGGCGTCTTCCAGGACGAGCTGAACACCACCCCGTCCGCGACGGCCTGGCTGCTCACCGCCTTCCTGCTGAGCGCCTCGATCTCCACACCGGTGCTCGGCCGGCTCGGCGACATCTACGGCAAACGCCGCATCCTGATCGCCGCCCTTACCGCCATGAGCGTCGGCGCCCTCACCTCCGCACTCGCCTCCGACCTGCCGGTCATGGTCGCCGGCCGGGTCGTGCAAGGCCTCGGCGGCGCCGTCTTCCCTCTCTGTTTCGCCCTGGTCAGAGAACACCTCCCGGCGCCCGGCCGCCCCCGCGCCTTCGTGATCATCTCCACCGTGATGAGCGTCGGCGGCGCCGTCGGCACCATCACCGCCGGCCCCATCCTCAGCCTGCTCTCCTCCCGCTGGCTGTTCCTGATCCCCGCGCTGGTCTCCGCGCTGGCGATCATCCCGGTGATCCTTCTCCTGCCGCCCGGCGAGCGCGCGCCGTTCAACACCCGAATCGATTGGTACGGAGCCGCACTCCTCGCCACCTGGCTGGGTCTCCTGCTGCTGGCCATCAGCCGTTTCGGATCACCCGGCTGGCACTGGCCCCTGATCGGGGCCGCCATCCTGGCCCCGGTCTGGTGGCGCAGCCAGCGACGAGCCGACCAACCACTCATCGATCTGCGCACCCTGGCCCTCCCGACCGTTCGCGCCACCAACGCCGCCACCCTTCTGCTCGGCTTCGGCATGTTCGGTTCCTGGATGGTGATCCCGCTGCTGGTGGCCGAGAAGTTCGACGCCGGACCCACCGTCGTCGGCCTGGTGATGGTGCCGACCGCCGTAGGCAACCTGCTGATCATGCGGGTCTACCGCCGCCTCACCGCACGCCAGGGACCACGCGCTGCCCTCGCCGCCGGCATCGCCATCGCCGGTGTCGCCTATCTCTGCCTCGCGGTCGGGCACCAGACCTTGGCACAGGTCTGCCTGGGCATCCTCGTCATGGGCGCCGGCATCGGCCTGGCCTTCGCGGCGGTCGGCGCGCTCGTCGTCGAGGCGGTGCCGAGTGAACAGACCGGGGTGTCCGCCGCCGTCAACACCGTGATGCGCACGGTCGGAGGCAGCCTCGGCACCGCGGTCGGCGGCTCGGTCCTGACCTGGTCGCCGGGTGAGTCCTCCTACACCACCGTCCTGCTGCTCTACGCGGCCGCGCTGGCCGGCGCCCTGTGCTGCGCCATCCGGGTGCCGCGGCCGGTCACCGTATCCGGCGGGCCAGCCGAAGCTCGGACAGGTACCGCTTGA
- a CDS encoding class I SAM-dependent methyltransferase produces the protein MTTELRRVFDEDAERYDRARPGYPPQIFEDLAAAGTPPSARVLEIGPGTGKATVSLAECGYRITGIELGPSLAAAAQRNLADHPAVTIVTGSFEGWTLPEEPFDVVFAATSFHWIDPATRVSRSADALRIGGLLATVATHHIKGGTEVFFAAAQRLYERYDPRTPPNLRLEPARDIPHDDVEIAASDRFGPAVFHRYEWDATYTTPEYLDLLLTYSTTRSMPRPEQSALLDGIGRLIDEEHGGRIVKRYLSELRLARRIR, from the coding sequence ATGACCACGGAACTGCGGCGGGTCTTTGACGAGGACGCGGAACGGTATGACCGGGCCAGACCGGGCTATCCACCGCAGATCTTCGAGGATCTGGCGGCCGCGGGCACGCCACCGTCCGCGCGGGTGCTGGAGATCGGGCCCGGGACGGGCAAGGCGACGGTGTCACTTGCCGAGTGCGGCTACCGGATCACCGGGATCGAGCTGGGCCCTTCGCTCGCGGCGGCAGCACAGCGAAACCTGGCGGACCATCCCGCGGTGACGATCGTGACCGGGAGCTTCGAGGGGTGGACGCTGCCGGAGGAGCCGTTCGACGTGGTGTTCGCGGCGACCTCTTTCCACTGGATCGACCCGGCCACGCGAGTGTCACGGTCGGCGGACGCCCTGCGGATCGGTGGTTTGCTCGCCACTGTCGCGACGCATCACATCAAGGGTGGCACCGAGGTGTTCTTCGCGGCGGCACAGCGGTTGTATGAGCGTTATGACCCGCGCACCCCGCCGAATCTGCGTTTGGAGCCGGCCCGGGACATCCCGCACGACGATGTGGAGATCGCGGCATCGGACCGGTTCGGCCCGGCGGTCTTTCATCGGTACGAGTGGGACGCCACCTATACGACGCCGGAGTATCTGGATCTGCTGCTCACCTACTCGACCACGCGCTCGATGCCACGACCTGAGCAGTCTGCCCTGCTGGACGGCATCGGTCGGCTGATCGACGAGGAGCACGGCGGGCGGATCGTCAAGCGGTACCTGTCCGAGCTTCGGCTGGCCCGCCGGATACGGTGA
- a CDS encoding CBS domain-containing protein: protein MRISDILRVKGGQVVTVNPDATTERLLGVLAEHRIGAAVVSRDGVVVDGIVSERDVVRALAARGATVLTEPVSAIATTQVRTVTPDSRLEDVERLMTERRFRHVPVVVDGVLRGVVSIGDVVKNRIDELETERSELAGYITGER, encoded by the coding sequence ATGCGGATCAGTGACATTCTCCGGGTGAAGGGTGGACAGGTCGTCACGGTGAATCCGGATGCTACGACCGAACGGCTGTTGGGCGTTCTGGCGGAGCACCGGATCGGGGCGGCGGTGGTGTCGCGAGATGGTGTGGTGGTCGACGGCATCGTCAGTGAGCGGGACGTGGTGCGGGCCCTCGCGGCTCGTGGCGCGACCGTGCTGACGGAGCCGGTGAGTGCGATCGCGACCACGCAGGTGCGGACGGTGACGCCGGATTCGCGGTTGGAGGACGTCGAGCGGTTGATGACCGAGCGGCGGTTCCGGCATGTTCCGGTGGTGGTGGACGGGGTGCTGCGCGGGGTGGTCAGCATCGGGGACGTGGTCAAGAACCGGATCGACGAGTTGGAGACCGAGCGGAGTGAGCTGGCCGGGTACATCACCGGCGAGCGGTAG